One Rossellomorea aquimaris DNA window includes the following coding sequences:
- the spoVM gene encoding stage V sporulation protein SpoVM — protein sequence MRFYTIKLPKFLGGLVRAMLGTFKKE from the coding sequence ATGCGCTTTTATACAATTAAATTACCAAAATTCTTGGGTGGACTTGTGAGGGCGATGTTAGGAACGTTTAAAAAAGAATAA
- the rpe gene encoding ribulose-phosphate 3-epimerase, whose protein sequence is MKIAPSILSANFAELGNEIKDVEKGGADYIHVDVMDGHFVPNITLGPMIVKAVRPLTTLPLDVHLMIENPGQYIEAFADAGADYITVHVEADPHLHRTIQMIKSKGVKAGVVLNPGTPAEMIKPILQDVDMVLLMTVNPGFGGQSFIPSVVPKIKQIREWANEVNPVLEIEVDGGINPETAAICAEAGADVFVAGSAIYNRSDRGAAIEELKRSLV, encoded by the coding sequence ATGAAAATCGCACCTTCCATTCTGTCTGCAAATTTTGCAGAGTTAGGGAACGAAATTAAAGATGTTGAAAAAGGGGGAGCCGACTATATCCATGTGGATGTGATGGATGGTCACTTCGTTCCGAATATCACATTGGGCCCAATGATCGTGAAAGCCGTTAGACCGTTAACAACGTTACCACTGGATGTTCATCTTATGATTGAAAATCCAGGTCAATATATTGAAGCTTTTGCAGATGCGGGAGCTGACTATATTACCGTCCATGTAGAAGCAGATCCCCATTTGCATAGAACGATTCAAATGATCAAAAGCAAAGGTGTAAAAGCGGGAGTCGTCCTAAATCCCGGGACTCCTGCAGAAATGATCAAGCCAATTTTGCAAGATGTCGATATGGTTCTACTAATGACAGTGAATCCTGGATTTGGTGGACAATCGTTTATTCCGTCTGTCGTTCCGAAGATCAAACAAATTCGTGAATGGGCGAATGAAGTAAACCCTGTACTTGAAATAGAAGTTGATGGTGGCATTAACCCTGAAACCGCAGCCATTTGTGCGGAGGCAGGAGCTGATGTGTTTGTAGCTGGTTCTGCCATCTACAACCGCAGCGATCGAGGGGCGGCAATCGAAGAATTAAAGAGATCTCTTGTATAA
- the priA gene encoding primosomal protein N' produces the protein MNVASVIVDVPAMQTDRTYDYSIPDEWRGSIVPGMRVIVPFGPRKIQGFVIELKEKGEVSKLKPIVEPMDLVPVLNKELLTLGNWLTEKTLCFKISAFQAMLPAAMKAKYEKFFQLEENMSPGELNLSLQRFFQNGREVSWKAIEENGMLPLVHKEVKQGTMEVIYRVKAKGNKKTVRKLYLNVPADDLEEVKNSLPPQASKQKQIIEYMSHSAPGGDGILAATLLEEMATTSSTVKSLVNKGILIEKSVEMYRDPFENRTFEKTSPLSLTSQQDHAIRPILTTIDEDKHHTFLLYGVTGSGKTEIYLQSIQRVLQEGKEAIVLVPEISLTPQMVHRFKGRFGNDVAVLHSGLSVGEKYDEWRKIQRKEVKVVVGARSAVFAPFENIGIIIIDEEHETSYKQEENPRYHARDVAIYRGEYHQCPVILGSATPSLESFARASKCVYGLLTLDKRMNDGPLPSVDIVDMREELRKGNRSMFSTELFDKLQDRMEKGEQTVLFLNRRGHSSFIMCRDCGFVLQCPNCDISLTYHRFSNGMKCHYCGYEEGVPTTCPECTSEHIRYFGTGTQKVEEELTKLIPDARIIRMDVDTTSRKGSHEKLLTAFGEGKADILLGTQMIAKGLDFPNITLVGVLSADTMLHLPDFRAAEKTFQLLTQVSGRAGRHTLPGEVVIQTYTPEHYSIELASHHDYNRFYQQEMMMRKMGSYPPFYYITMLTLSHEDLMKVVDIAEKMTSYIRSKLSETTTILGPVASPIPRIKNRYRYQCLIKYKREPNLGTTLKTVLDQYQQQYASQGLSISIDVNPYMMM, from the coding sequence ATGAACGTAGCTAGTGTCATCGTGGATGTTCCTGCCATGCAGACGGATCGAACCTACGACTATAGTATTCCGGATGAATGGAGAGGCAGCATCGTTCCCGGCATGAGAGTCATCGTTCCTTTTGGACCAAGGAAAATCCAGGGCTTTGTCATTGAATTAAAGGAAAAAGGGGAGGTCTCGAAGCTGAAACCGATTGTAGAGCCGATGGACCTTGTACCGGTCCTGAATAAAGAACTTCTAACATTGGGGAACTGGCTTACAGAGAAGACCCTTTGCTTTAAAATCTCAGCATTTCAAGCGATGCTTCCAGCAGCCATGAAAGCGAAATATGAAAAATTCTTTCAACTTGAGGAAAATATGAGTCCGGGTGAACTTAACCTTTCACTCCAACGCTTCTTTCAGAATGGAAGAGAAGTGTCCTGGAAAGCGATCGAAGAAAACGGAATGCTGCCCCTTGTTCATAAAGAGGTAAAGCAAGGTACGATGGAAGTAATTTACAGAGTGAAAGCGAAGGGGAATAAGAAAACGGTTCGAAAACTGTATCTTAATGTACCTGCAGATGATTTAGAAGAAGTGAAGAACAGTCTGCCTCCTCAAGCAAGTAAGCAGAAACAAATCATAGAATACATGAGTCATTCTGCTCCTGGTGGGGACGGGATACTTGCCGCTACCCTCCTTGAAGAGATGGCGACTACTTCATCTACCGTGAAATCGTTAGTCAATAAAGGGATTCTGATTGAGAAAAGCGTTGAAATGTATCGTGATCCCTTTGAAAATAGGACGTTTGAGAAGACCTCACCGCTTTCTTTAACGTCTCAACAAGACCATGCGATTCGCCCTATACTGACTACCATAGATGAAGACAAACATCACACATTCCTTCTTTACGGAGTAACAGGGAGTGGTAAAACCGAAATTTATCTTCAATCCATTCAACGGGTCTTACAAGAAGGGAAGGAAGCGATTGTATTAGTTCCTGAAATCTCGCTTACTCCCCAGATGGTTCACAGATTCAAGGGCCGGTTCGGAAATGATGTAGCTGTCCTGCACAGCGGTTTGTCAGTTGGTGAAAAGTATGATGAATGGAGAAAGATTCAGCGAAAGGAAGTAAAAGTGGTGGTCGGTGCCCGCTCAGCTGTTTTTGCTCCTTTTGAAAATATAGGAATCATCATTATTGATGAAGAGCATGAAACAAGTTACAAGCAAGAAGAAAATCCTCGTTATCATGCCAGGGACGTGGCGATTTATAGAGGGGAGTATCATCAATGCCCTGTCATTTTAGGAAGCGCAACACCTTCTTTGGAATCCTTTGCACGAGCATCAAAATGTGTATATGGGCTCCTCACATTGGATAAAAGGATGAATGATGGCCCCCTTCCTTCCGTTGATATTGTGGATATGAGAGAGGAACTGAGGAAGGGAAACCGTTCCATGTTCTCAACTGAACTATTCGATAAGCTTCAGGACCGAATGGAAAAGGGAGAGCAAACCGTCCTATTCCTTAACAGGAGAGGGCATTCATCATTCATCATGTGTAGAGATTGCGGCTTTGTCCTTCAATGTCCAAACTGCGACATCTCCTTAACCTATCACCGCTTTTCAAACGGAATGAAATGTCATTACTGCGGCTACGAAGAAGGAGTTCCCACTACTTGTCCTGAGTGTACGAGTGAGCATATTCGTTATTTTGGAACAGGAACTCAAAAGGTAGAGGAAGAATTGACGAAACTTATCCCCGATGCTCGAATCATTCGCATGGATGTGGACACGACCTCCCGAAAAGGGTCCCACGAAAAGCTATTAACAGCCTTTGGAGAGGGAAAAGCAGATATTCTTCTAGGTACGCAAATGATTGCCAAGGGTCTGGACTTTCCGAATATCACTCTCGTCGGGGTCCTCAGTGCGGATACGATGCTCCATCTCCCAGACTTCAGAGCAGCAGAGAAGACGTTTCAATTACTTACTCAAGTAAGCGGACGAGCAGGCAGACACACCCTGCCGGGAGAAGTAGTGATTCAAACGTATACGCCGGAGCACTATTCAATCGAGTTAGCGTCTCATCATGATTACAACCGTTTTTATCAACAGGAAATGATGATGAGGAAAATGGGCTCCTATCCTCCCTTTTACTACATCACTATGCTCACATTAAGTCATGAGGATTTAATGAAAGTTGTGGATATTGCAGAGAAGATGACGAGTTATATCCGTTCAAAGCTATCCGAAACTACGACCATTCTTGGACCCGTGGCGTCTCCAATCCCCAGGATAAAGAATAGATATCGGTATCAATGTTTGATAAAATACAAGCGGGAACCAAATCTTGGCACTACGTTAAAAACAGTATTAGATCAGTACCAGCAGCAATATGCGTCCCAAGGGTTATCAATCTCCATAGATGTGAACCCTTATATGATGATGTAA
- the def gene encoding peptide deformylase gives MAILPIVMHPDPILEKECEKVTAFDKKLKKLLANMYDTMLEADGVGLAAPQVGIDLQVAVVDIGDDTGTIELINPEIVETDGSQTDLEGCLSFPGLYGEVTRPYSIRVRTFDRKGRMIEFQAQDFLARAIQHEIDHLHGVLFTSKVEKYVTEEELEGYEA, from the coding sequence ATGGCAATACTTCCAATTGTAATGCACCCTGATCCAATCTTAGAAAAAGAATGTGAGAAGGTAACGGCATTTGATAAGAAATTGAAAAAATTATTGGCAAATATGTATGACACAATGCTTGAAGCGGATGGTGTAGGCCTCGCAGCTCCTCAAGTAGGAATCGACCTTCAGGTAGCAGTGGTGGATATCGGGGATGATACTGGTACGATCGAGCTTATCAATCCGGAAATCGTCGAGACAGACGGATCTCAAACAGATCTTGAAGGGTGCCTGAGTTTCCCGGGGTTATATGGGGAAGTGACCCGTCCCTATTCCATCAGGGTCAGAACGTTCGACCGAAAAGGAAGAATGATTGAATTTCAAGCCCAGGACTTTTTAGCCAGGGCGATTCAACACGAAATTGATCATCTTCACGGTGTTCTATTTACCTCAAAGGTAGAAAAATATGTGACAGAAGAAGAATTAGAAGGGTATGAAGCTTAA
- a CDS encoding Stp1/IreP family PP2C-type Ser/Thr phosphatase, protein MKTVYFTDKGKVRQLNEDSAGVFVNHHGDHLAVVADGMGGHRAGDVASELTISILKDLWEKTEKFHTADEAENWLKSTINEVNKEVYTYSQSNPECEGMGTTLVGAICTSLFATIVNIGDSRGYILNENGFHQLTEDHTLVNELVRSGEISREDAEHHPRKNVILRAIGTEASITMDIKTIMFEEEDVILLCSDGLSNKVSQKEMKEILVQDHSLENKGESLVHLANEYGGEDNITVVIVEFAAETESG, encoded by the coding sequence GTGAAAACTGTATATTTTACGGACAAAGGGAAAGTGCGTCAACTAAATGAAGATAGTGCCGGCGTATTCGTGAATCATCATGGCGATCATTTAGCTGTTGTAGCAGATGGAATGGGCGGCCACAGAGCTGGAGACGTTGCCAGCGAGCTTACCATCTCCATCCTAAAAGACTTATGGGAGAAAACAGAGAAATTTCACACCGCTGATGAAGCCGAAAATTGGTTAAAATCAACTATTAACGAAGTAAACAAAGAAGTATATACTTATTCTCAATCTAATCCGGAATGTGAAGGAATGGGGACGACCCTCGTTGGAGCCATATGCACCTCCTTATTTGCAACCATCGTCAATATTGGTGACAGCAGAGGATATATACTGAATGAAAATGGTTTTCATCAGTTAACGGAAGACCATACACTTGTAAATGAATTAGTCAGAAGCGGTGAAATTTCAAGAGAAGATGCAGAGCATCATCCAAGAAAAAATGTGATACTTAGAGCGATAGGTACGGAAGCTTCAATTACGATGGATATTAAAACGATAATGTTTGAAGAAGAAGACGTTATTTTATTGTGTTCAGACGGTCTTTCTAATAAAGTCTCCCAAAAAGAAATGAAAGAGATATTGGTACAGGACCACTCTCTTGAGAATAAAGGAGAGTCGCTTGTTCATTTAGCCAATGAATATGGCGGTGAAGATAATATTACCGTAGTAATTGTAGAGTTTGCCGCTGAAACGGAAAGCGGGTGA
- the rsgA gene encoding ribosome small subunit-dependent GTPase A, producing the protein MPEGKIIKALSGFYYVLSEGSVTQCRGRGNFRVNKISPLVGDYVEFQAENKTDGYILKVYDRKNELVRPPIANVDQAILVFSASEPDFSPALLDRFLVLIESKEIEPLICVTKMDLLTSDQTNKIERYVKDYRSFGYEVLMTSSKTEHGVEELTPYLRDKISVFAGQSGVGKSSLLNALKPELELKTAMISSHLGRGKHTTRHVELIDIEDGLVADTPGFSSLEFSELEIEELPQCFPEMVEVSEDCKFRGCLHINEPKCAVKAAVEAGEIPTYRYDHYLTFHKEIKDRKPRY; encoded by the coding sequence ATGCCTGAAGGAAAAATCATTAAAGCATTAAGTGGATTTTACTATGTGCTTTCAGAAGGAAGCGTTACACAATGTCGGGGCAGAGGTAATTTCCGTGTAAATAAAATATCACCCTTGGTGGGTGATTATGTTGAATTTCAAGCTGAGAACAAAACGGATGGATACATTCTGAAGGTCTATGACCGTAAAAATGAGTTAGTACGTCCCCCGATTGCCAATGTCGATCAAGCGATACTTGTCTTCTCTGCAAGCGAACCGGATTTCAGCCCGGCTTTACTTGACCGCTTTCTTGTGTTGATAGAGAGTAAAGAAATAGAACCGCTCATTTGTGTAACCAAGATGGATTTACTTACATCTGATCAAACAAATAAGATTGAACGATATGTGAAGGATTACCGCTCATTCGGTTATGAAGTCCTGATGACTTCTTCAAAAACCGAGCATGGTGTAGAGGAATTAACTCCGTATTTACGTGATAAAATTTCTGTCTTTGCCGGGCAGTCCGGAGTAGGGAAATCGTCTTTGCTGAATGCCTTGAAACCTGAACTTGAATTAAAGACGGCTATGATCTCATCCCACTTAGGCAGGGGGAAACATACGACTCGTCACGTGGAACTGATTGATATTGAAGATGGGTTAGTAGCGGATACCCCAGGGTTTAGTTCATTGGAGTTTTCAGAGCTTGAAATAGAAGAGCTGCCACAATGCTTCCCTGAGATGGTTGAAGTTTCTGAGGACTGTAAATTTAGGGGCTGCCTCCATATCAATGAGCCGAAATGTGCCGTTAAAGCTGCCGTTGAAGCAGGCGAAATCCCTACTTACCGTTATGATCACTATTTAACGTTCCACAAAGAAATAAAAGATAGAAAGCCGAGGTACTAA
- a CDS encoding thiamine diphosphokinase, translating into MIINIVAGGPGRYIPELKGYEGEVVKWIGVDRGVYTLLEQSIEPWVAFGDFDSVTDEEWHLIQEKVQEVNRYKPEKDETDLELALNWAIGQNPDNINIFGATGGRLDHFMGNLQLLMMPSLLEKDIQVEIIDVQNRLYLATAGMHSVEKSKDLRYISFVPITDIVEDITLSGFKYPLKKRNIFRGSTLCISNELIQSSGTFSFSNGILMVIRSSD; encoded by the coding sequence ATGATAATCAATATAGTCGCAGGTGGTCCAGGAAGATATATCCCTGAATTGAAGGGGTACGAAGGGGAAGTAGTGAAGTGGATAGGGGTGGACCGTGGGGTTTATACACTATTGGAACAGTCCATAGAGCCATGGGTAGCGTTTGGGGATTTTGATTCAGTTACCGATGAAGAATGGCATCTGATTCAAGAAAAAGTCCAGGAAGTCAATCGCTATAAGCCTGAAAAGGATGAAACGGATCTTGAACTTGCCCTTAACTGGGCCATCGGTCAGAATCCAGACAATATAAACATTTTTGGTGCGACTGGAGGACGCCTTGATCACTTCATGGGTAATCTTCAATTACTCATGATGCCAAGCCTGTTGGAAAAGGACATTCAGGTAGAAATCATCGATGTACAAAATCGACTATACCTTGCAACAGCAGGAATGCATTCCGTGGAGAAAAGCAAGGATTTACGCTATATTTCTTTCGTTCCCATCACCGATATTGTTGAGGATATCACTCTCTCAGGCTTTAAATACCCATTAAAAAAACGGAATATTTTCAGAGGTTCCACACTATGTATTAGTAATGAACTTATACAATCATCTGGTACTTTTTCCTTTTCAAATGGCATATTAATGGTGATAAGAAGCAGTGATTAA
- the rsmB gene encoding 16S rRNA (cytosine(967)-C(5))-methyltransferase RsmB: protein MSKRNKTVREAALDVIEAVEKNQSYSNLLLNSVIEKNQLPSKDIGLLTELTYGTIQRKMTLDFYLAPFIKGKLDEWVRHLLRLSLYQLVYLDRIPDRAVFYEAVEIAKKRGHKGISGLVNGVLRSVQRKGLPSLDTIKDPIERVAIETSHPYWLVKRWEEQFGLEKTKEMCETNLIAPKQTARVNTTKITREELIQLLMDHGNEVKESPVVPEAIQSLRGNLAKTDEYRNGLFNIQDESSMLVSYALKLDHGMKVLDACAAPGGKTTHIAEKLSGTGEVHALDLHKHKVKLIDENATRLGLNNIKTATLDSRKAGEKFEKESFDRILVDAPCSGLGVLRRKPDIKYAKKESDLLSLQKIQLDILSAVTPLLKKDGLLVYSTCTVDQNENEGTVSAFLSDHPEFDPQPLDELPDSITPFIKENQLQVFPQDFGGDGFFISCFRKK from the coding sequence ATGAGTAAACGAAATAAAACCGTACGTGAAGCAGCACTTGATGTCATTGAAGCGGTAGAGAAAAATCAATCGTATAGTAATTTATTACTCAATTCTGTGATTGAAAAAAATCAGCTGCCAAGTAAGGATATTGGATTATTAACCGAGCTGACATATGGAACCATTCAACGAAAAATGACGTTGGATTTCTATTTAGCTCCATTTATTAAAGGGAAGCTGGATGAGTGGGTTCGTCATCTATTGCGTTTATCCCTCTATCAGCTTGTGTACTTAGATCGAATTCCTGACCGTGCTGTTTTCTATGAAGCTGTAGAAATTGCTAAGAAGAGAGGGCATAAAGGCATCTCAGGATTGGTGAATGGGGTCTTGCGTTCTGTTCAAAGAAAAGGGCTTCCTTCCCTTGACACTATTAAAGATCCGATCGAGCGGGTGGCCATCGAAACGAGTCATCCTTATTGGCTTGTGAAGAGATGGGAAGAGCAATTTGGTCTGGAGAAAACGAAAGAAATGTGTGAAACCAATTTAATCGCACCTAAACAAACGGCAAGGGTGAATACAACCAAAATCACTAGGGAAGAGCTTATCCAACTCTTGATGGACCACGGAAACGAAGTGAAAGAAAGCCCGGTAGTGCCGGAAGCGATCCAGTCACTTCGAGGGAATCTGGCAAAAACAGATGAATATCGTAACGGACTATTCAACATCCAGGATGAAAGTTCAATGCTTGTCTCCTATGCTTTAAAGCTTGATCACGGGATGAAAGTGTTAGATGCATGCGCAGCACCAGGGGGGAAAACGACTCACATAGCCGAAAAACTATCAGGAACCGGAGAAGTCCATGCACTGGACTTACACAAGCATAAGGTCAAATTAATTGACGAAAATGCAACTCGTCTTGGATTAAATAATATAAAGACTGCAACCCTTGATAGTCGAAAAGCAGGAGAGAAGTTTGAAAAAGAAAGCTTCGATCGCATTCTGGTGGATGCCCCATGTTCTGGGTTAGGCGTATTAAGAAGAAAACCGGATATAAAATATGCTAAAAAAGAATCGGATCTTCTATCATTGCAAAAGATTCAGCTGGACATTCTTTCAGCCGTTACGCCATTGTTAAAAAAAGATGGACTATTAGTTTATAGTACTTGTACTGTGGATCAAAATGAGAATGAAGGTACTGTGTCGGCTTTCTTAAGTGATCATCCAGAATTTGATCCTCAACCATTAGATGAACTTCCGGATTCCATCACACCGTTTATTAAAGAAAATCAATTACAAGTATTTCCTCAGGATTTTGGCGGGGATGGATTCTTTATTTCGTGCTTTAGAAAAAAATGA
- the fmt gene encoding methionyl-tRNA formyltransferase has product MMKVIFMGTPDFSVPVLQSLLDENYDVIAVVTQPDRPVGRKRILTPPPVKVAAEKKGIPVYQPEKIKDEDELNKVLSLEPDLIVTAAFGQILPNALLEAPQYGCINVHASLLPELRGGAPIHYSILQGKEKTGITIMYMVEKLDAGDIISQVEVVIDERDHVGTLHDKLSVAGAALLIETVPKLLAGDITPVKQDDSKATFARNIKREQEKIDWAKGGEEIYNHIRGLHPWPVAYTTLDNSVIKIWWGEKVSGTSGAPGEIMKIEEDGFVVSTGTSVGIKIIDLQPSGKKRMSAKDYLRGAGAHLKAGMMLGENNE; this is encoded by the coding sequence ATGATGAAAGTAATTTTTATGGGAACGCCTGATTTCTCAGTTCCTGTTCTTCAATCTCTATTAGACGAAAACTATGATGTGATTGCGGTCGTGACACAGCCCGATCGCCCAGTGGGGAGAAAAAGGATCCTCACGCCTCCACCTGTAAAGGTAGCAGCTGAAAAGAAGGGGATTCCAGTCTATCAACCAGAGAAAATAAAGGATGAAGATGAGTTAAACAAAGTGCTTTCATTAGAGCCTGACCTTATCGTAACTGCCGCATTCGGACAAATTCTTCCCAACGCATTACTGGAAGCCCCTCAGTATGGATGCATCAATGTTCACGCCTCTTTACTTCCTGAACTTAGAGGGGGAGCACCTATTCATTATTCCATTCTCCAAGGAAAAGAGAAAACAGGCATCACCATCATGTATATGGTCGAAAAGCTTGATGCAGGGGACATTATTAGTCAAGTTGAAGTGGTTATTGATGAGCGGGACCATGTGGGAACCCTTCACGATAAATTAAGCGTTGCAGGTGCAGCGTTACTCATTGAAACGGTGCCCAAATTATTGGCAGGGGACATAACCCCGGTCAAACAGGACGATTCAAAAGCGACATTTGCACGAAACATCAAACGCGAACAAGAAAAAATTGATTGGGCGAAAGGTGGAGAAGAAATCTACAACCATATTAGAGGACTTCACCCTTGGCCGGTTGCTTACACCACATTAGATAATTCTGTGATCAAAATCTGGTGGGGAGAAAAAGTCAGCGGAACTTCTGGTGCACCTGGAGAAATCATGAAGATTGAAGAGGATGGATTCGTTGTTTCTACAGGGACTTCAGTGGGAATAAAAATAATCGATTTACAACCTTCTGGGAAAAAGAGAATGAGTGCAAAGGATTATCTGCGTGGAGCAGGTGCTCACCTAAAAGCAGGAATGATGTTAGGAGAAAATAATGAGTAA
- the pknB gene encoding Stk1 family PASTA domain-containing Ser/Thr kinase produces the protein MMEGKRISGRYRIIKLIGGGGMANVYLAHDVILDREVAIKMLRIDFANEEEFIKRFQREAQSATSLTHPNIVSIYDVGEEDDLYYIVMEYVHGMTLKQYIQQHSPVHVDKAIDIMKQLTLAMSHAHQNHIVHRDIKPHNILLDEEGNVKITDFGIAMALSATSITQTNSVLGSVHYLSPEQARGGMATKKSDIYSLGIVMFELLTGRLPFSGESAVSIALKHLQSETPSLRRWNPDIPQSVENIVLKATAKDPFRRYESLEDMDDALMSALDPDRMNEPKFAVPLDDEATKAIPVITDQNAYSNLDDTIVHHQADTDKLQTKPTPPVQEGKKKGKKKNKKGDPKKKGKKKWPIFIISLFFLLILLGVAAITFVPELLGPKEIQVPDVTGMNTTEAVSTIVSESFVVGETKEQSSDTIPEGEVIKTSPKAGRMANEGSAIDIYVSTGKEKIDIEDFVGREFEDVSSELAEKGFTVEKEEEFDEAEPAGIILDQDPSPGVEVVAEETTITFTVSKGTEKFDLENLEGFDQTALDKYEASNGINIIVQSEEFSDEVEEGRVISHKPVASTPISKGEDVYVIMSKGPEPPKEVPTKEVTLEELIPYTKDNGEPQVVDIFIEDKNKKIEESDELITIYEDTTITMKFTLEGTDGKYRILVDEKEYKTGTVEYPKEE, from the coding sequence ATGATGGAAGGAAAGCGCATCAGTGGGCGTTACAGAATCATTAAACTAATCGGCGGCGGAGGAATGGCCAACGTTTATTTAGCTCACGATGTGATTTTGGATCGTGAAGTGGCTATTAAAATGCTCCGGATCGATTTTGCCAATGAAGAGGAATTCATTAAAAGATTCCAACGGGAAGCTCAATCTGCTACTAGCTTGACTCATCCGAACATTGTGAGTATATACGATGTAGGAGAAGAAGATGATCTATACTATATTGTCATGGAATATGTCCATGGTATGACCTTAAAGCAATACATACAGCAACATTCACCTGTTCATGTAGACAAAGCGATCGATATTATGAAGCAGTTAACCTTAGCAATGTCTCATGCTCATCAAAATCATATTGTACACCGGGATATTAAACCCCATAACATCCTTCTAGATGAAGAAGGAAATGTGAAGATAACTGATTTCGGGATCGCGATGGCTCTAAGTGCCACTTCGATCACCCAGACCAATTCAGTCCTGGGATCGGTCCACTACCTTTCCCCTGAACAGGCGAGGGGCGGTATGGCTACGAAAAAATCAGATATCTATTCACTGGGAATCGTCATGTTTGAATTGTTAACGGGGAGACTGCCTTTCTCTGGGGAATCAGCGGTTTCAATCGCATTAAAGCACTTGCAATCCGAAACTCCTTCCCTGAGAAGATGGAATCCTGATATTCCTCAAAGTGTTGAGAATATAGTGTTAAAGGCAACAGCTAAAGATCCATTCAGACGATATGAAAGCCTGGAGGATATGGATGACGCCTTGATGTCAGCCCTGGACCCTGATCGGATGAATGAACCGAAATTTGCCGTTCCCCTGGATGATGAGGCAACCAAGGCAATCCCGGTCATTACAGATCAAAATGCATATTCGAATCTTGATGATACGATTGTTCACCATCAAGCGGACACAGACAAACTGCAAACGAAGCCGACCCCTCCAGTCCAAGAAGGGAAGAAGAAAGGCAAGAAGAAAAACAAGAAGGGTGATCCTAAGAAAAAGGGTAAAAAGAAGTGGCCGATATTCATTATTAGTTTGTTCTTTTTGCTGATTCTTTTAGGGGTTGCTGCTATTACTTTCGTTCCTGAATTACTTGGGCCTAAAGAAATTCAGGTGCCGGATGTGACGGGCATGAATACAACTGAAGCTGTTTCAACCATTGTATCGGAATCATTTGTAGTCGGAGAAACAAAGGAACAATCAAGTGACACTATTCCTGAAGGGGAAGTGATCAAGACAAGTCCTAAGGCCGGCCGAATGGCGAATGAGGGCTCTGCCATTGACATCTATGTCAGTACAGGTAAAGAGAAAATAGATATAGAGGATTTTGTGGGCAGGGAATTTGAGGATGTATCCTCTGAACTTGCAGAAAAAGGATTCACGGTAGAGAAAGAAGAAGAGTTCGATGAAGCCGAACCTGCAGGAATCATCCTAGACCAGGATCCATCACCTGGAGTAGAGGTCGTGGCAGAAGAAACGACAATTACGTTCACAGTGAGCAAGGGAACTGAGAAGTTTGATTTGGAAAACTTGGAAGGATTTGATCAAACTGCACTTGATAAATATGAAGCTTCGAATGGGATAAATATCATTGTACAGAGTGAAGAATTTTCAGATGAGGTTGAAGAAGGTAGGGTGATTTCTCATAAGCCGGTTGCGAGTACTCCTATTAGTAAGGGTGAGGATGTTTACGTTATCATGTCTAAGGGTCCTGAGCCACCAAAAGAAGTACCGACCAAAGAGGTTACTCTGGAAGAGCTGATACCTTACACCAAGGACAATGGTGAGCCACAAGTCGTGGATATATTTATAGAGGACAAGAACAAGAAGATCGAAGAAAGTGACGAACTCATCACAATTTATGAAGATACGACCATTACGATGAAGTTCACATTAGAAGGAACCGATGGTAAGTATCGTATTCTCGTTGATGAAAAAGAGTATAAAACAGGTACTGTCGAGTATCCTAAAGAAGAATAA
- the rpmB gene encoding 50S ribosomal protein L28, with amino-acid sequence MAKQCVVTGRKASSGNARSHAMNANKRTWGANLQKVRILVDGKPKKVWVSARALKSGKVERV; translated from the coding sequence ATGGCAAAACAATGCGTAGTAACAGGCCGTAAAGCTAGCTCAGGTAACGCTCGCTCTCACGCAATGAATGCGAACAAGCGTACTTGGGGTGCAAACCTGCAAAAAGTTCGAATTCTTGTAGACGGAAAGCCTAAGAAAGTATGGGTTTCTGCAAGAGCGTTGAAATCTGGTAAAGTTGAACGCGTATAA